In one window of Scylla paramamosain isolate STU-SP2022 chromosome 36, ASM3559412v1, whole genome shotgun sequence DNA:
- the LOC135091120 gene encoding spectrin beta chain-like isoform X24: protein MERKEARKDSTSSSSSSSSSSSSSSSSSKEEIFEEAKEGKEADQEEQQYSSDRDTWRDSLNQAWMESLGEIGEKSHNVQVTNGTTGQSTAVEVTQQSSSSAGDRVLTTRVSQDSFVDYGGQILTMQVSQESFSSNGGQVSMTQASQEVSSCAGGQILTKQISQESCSSASGQVTVMQVSKEVFSSATGQVLTSQVSRESHGSASGQVSVTQDAQGSSSTPRRGLLMTQLSRESLGSAGGRVSKRQVSRESSTNSETVTSYGQQTQHIQVVSSSHKRSHRSSSSSSLDGVEGKDQIGHRRKRLSASEYSSHESDSGGSSSTPISPLSAKPPELQQIIRQSASSSGIAEETNLPPAGEEPVLSEMKFELSSWPSRSESVRKVKVMAHKPVKRSITSDPSVQHIYTGAMERHIKELKDERESVQKKTFMKWVNSHLVRVSTRIGDLYVDLRDGKQLLKLLEILSGERLPRPTKGKMRIHCLENVDKALQFLRDQRVHLENMGSHDIVDGNARLTLGLIWTIILRFQIQDITIEETENQETKSAKDALLLWCQMKTAGYHNVNIRNFTTSWRDGLAFNAIIHKHRPDLVQYEKLSRSNPIHNLNNAFTTAENKLGLTKLLDAEDIFVEQPDEKSIITYVVTYYHYFSKLKQETVQGKRIGKVVGIAMENDRMIKEYENLTSDLLKWIETTIESLNDRAFANSLTGVQTQLTQFNTYRTVEKPPKFVEKGNLEVLLFTLQSKMRANNQKPYLPKEGKMISDINKAWERLEKAEHERELALREELIRQEKLEQLAARFNRKAGMRETWLSENQRLVSQDNFGFDLAAVEAAAKKHEAIETDIFAYEERVQAVVAVAQELEAENYHDIERINARKDNVLRLWNYLLELLRLRRMRLELSLQLQQNFQEMIYILDSMEDMKVRLLSEDYGKHLMGVEDLLQKHSLLEADINVLGERVKTVIEHSQRFLDDEQVEGYRPCDPSIVLERVQQLEDAYGELVKLAVERRLRLEESRKLWQFYWDMAEEENWIKEKEQILSTSDIGHDLITVNLLLTKHKTVEEELSSHEPQLMACVKIGEELIAQQHFGSDKIQERIDEIMGMWNNLKEKSANRKKRLTDAVDLHQFYTEADDVDTWMLDILRLVSSEDTGRDEATVQSLLKKHKDVTEELKNYATTIEALHQQASELNEIDRESPDVVERLASIDRRYKELLELAKMRKQRLLDALSLYKLFTEADGVEQWIGEKERMLQTMVPAKDIEDCEIMKHRYEGFEQEMNANASRVAVVNQLARQLLHVEHPNSEDIVARQNQLNQRWAELREKAENKREELNSAHGVQTFHIECRETVLWIEDKKRVLMETADLGTDLSGIMTLQRRLSGMERDLAAIQAKLDSLEREADKISQEHPEEAELIRERVEQIRAVWDQLTQLLKERDAKLEEAGDLHRFLRDLDHFQAWLTKTMTDVASEDIPSNLAEAEKLLSQHQSIREEIDNYTEDYTKMMEYGERITAEDVTPADDAQYMFLRERLKALKDGWAELHQMWENRQQLLSQSLNLQMFLRDAKQGEVLLSQQEHYLSKDETPTNLEQAENLIKRHEAFLTTMEANDEKINGICQFAQRLLDEGHYAVDKIQKKAENIEERRQQNRERALEQMERLRDQLQVHQFLQDCEELNDWVQEKHIIAQDESYRSAKTVHSKWTRHQAFEAEIASNKDRLVRVQQAGEELVKEKPEMAEMIGPKISELNQHFEDLESTTKEKGERLFDANRQVLYEQTCDDIDTWMSDLEKQIEGGDTGMDLTSVNILMQKQHLIETQMAVKAKQVEQLESQADYLQRMDPEKTDKVKSMKAKVEAKFESLKAPLLDRNEALNKKKEAFQFRRDVEDEKLWIQEKMPQATSSEYGNSLFTVHMLKKKLQSLSTEIDNHEPRINLVCENGRKLIEAGHTDADEFHKLLEELLDDWAKLKDAMEFRRSKLMVSEKAQQYLFDASEAEVWMSEQELYMMVEDRGKDELSAQNLMKKHQSLESDVTDYAETIRQLGETARHLISEEHPDSEQISKRQSQIDKLYAGLRDLAVERRSKLDEALKLFMLNREVDDLEQWIAEREVVAGSHELGQDYDHVTMLRDRFKDFARDTETIGNERVAAVNEIADQLISAGHSDAATIAEWKDGLNESWADLLELIETRTQMLAASWELHKFFHDCKDVLSRILEKQNSISDELGRDAGSVSALQRKHQNFVQDLVMLQQQVQQIQDDSSKLQAAYAGDKAREITNREAEVVSAWLNLQGMCEDRRVKLSDTGDLFKFFNMVRTLILWMDDVIRQMNTTEKPRDVSGVELLMNNHQSLKAEVDAREDNFNVCVSLGKELLARNHYATPEIKEKLMSLSNQRINMLQRWEERWEHLQLILEVYQFARDASVAECWLMAQEPYLVSAEFGRSIDEVENLIKKHEAFEKACSAQEERFAALERLTTLELREQDKRLGLRDEQGRALYYGQRYTDDDPFELKELKRKQEEEEEERQRQEELARQAAAPPPQSPDQPTDGVDGSGEDSHLNGEEHDESREAVEPPSAVAPPKGHPHTLPRERPSPTGDEDQLEGSLVRKHEWESTTKKASNRSWDKLFLVLRGNTLFFYKDRKSYQAAPEVYFRAEIPCDLSGGQASVADDYTKKKHVLRLRLVSGSEYLFQAKDEEELNTWVAALQVATSAEGSAGPSRSQTLPAGSEKKDEPKRRSFFTLKKK, encoded by the exons atggagagaaaggaagcaaggaaggactCAACGAGCTCCAGCAGCAGTagctccagcagcagcagcagcagcagcagcagcagtaaggaGGAGATATTTGAGGAAgccaaggaagggaaggaagcagaccaggaggagcagcagtacAGCTCAGATAGAGATACATGGAGGGATTCTCTCAACCAGGCATGGATGGAGTCCCTTGGAGAAATTGGTGAAAAGTCCCACAATGTTCAGGTCACTAATGGCACCACTGGTCAGAGCACAGCAGTGGAGGTGACCCAGCAGTCTTCCAGCAGTGCTGGCGACCGAGTGCTGACAACACGGGTCTCTCAGGATTCCTTTGTTGACTATGGTGGTCAGATCTTGACAATGCAGGTCTCCCAGGAGTCCTTCAGCAGTAATGGTGGGCAGGTCTCCATGACTCAGGCTTCTCAGGAGGTCTCTAGCTGTGCCGGTGGCCAGATCCTAACAAAGCAGATCTCTCAGGAGTCATGTAGCAGTGCCAGTGGTCAAGTCACAGTGATGCAAGTGTCAAAGGAGGTTTTTAGCAGTGCCACTGGACAAGTGTTGACCTCGCAGGTTTCTCGAGAGTCGCATGGCAGTGCCAGCGGCCAGGTGTCGGTGACACAGGACGCTCAAGGGTCCAGCAGCACTCCACGTCGTGGACTCTTGATGACACAGTTATCTCGAGAATCACTGGGCAGTGCTGGTGGTCGGGTCTCCAAAAGGCAAGTGTCCCGAGAGTCCTCCACCAACAGTGAGACAGTGACATCATATGGCCAGCAGACGCAGCACATCCAGGTGGTGTCCAGCAGCCACAAGAGGAGCCACAGGTCCTCCAGCAGCTCATCCCTAGATGGAGTGGAAGGCAAGGATCAGATAGGCCACAGAAGGAAGAGGTTGAGTGCAAGCGAGTATTCAAGTCATGAGTCTGATAGTGGTGGCTCCAGCAGCACACCTATCTCGCCTCTGAGCGCCAAACCCCCCGAGCTGCAGCAGATAATAAGGCAGTCTGCGTCGTCCTCCGGCATTGCAGAGGAGACGAACCTTCCTCCTGCAGGCGAAGAACCAGTGCTCAGTGAGATGAAGTTTGAGCTGTCAAGTTGGCCTTCCAGGAGTGAGTCAGTGCGCAAAGTTAAGGTGATGGCACACAAGCCTGTCAAGAGGTCCATCACCAGCGACCCGTCCGTGCAGCACATTTACACAGGTGCTATGGAGCGTCACATTAAAGAGCTCAAAG ATGAGCgagagagtgtgcagaagaaGACCTTCATGAAGTGGGTCAACTCGCACCTGGTCCGGGTCAGCACACGCATCGGGGACCTGTACGTTGACCTACGCGATGGCAAGCAGCTCCTCAAACTGCTGGAGATCCTGTCAGGGGAGCGGCTG CCACGACCCACcaagggaaagatgaggatCCACTGCCTGGAGAATGTGGACAAGGCTCTGCAGTTCCTGCGAGACCAGCGGGTGCACCTGGAGAACATGGGCTCCCATGACATAGTGGACGGCAATGCCCGCCTCACCCTCGGCCTCATCTGGACCATCATCCTCCGCTTCCAGATCCAGGACATCACCATTGAGGAGACAGAGAACCAGGAGACAAAGAGCGCCAAGGATGCTCTCCTCCTGTGGTGCCAGATGAAGACTGCTGGCTACCACAACGTCAACATCAGGAACTTCACCACCTCCTGGAGGGACGGTCTTGCCTTCAACGCCATCATCCACAAGCACCGTCCAGACCTGGTGCAGTATGAGAAGCTGTCACGTTCAAACCCCATCCACAACCTCAACAATGCCTTCACTACAGCTGAAAACAAACTTGGCCTCACAAAACTTTTAGATGCCGAAGATATTTTTGTTGAGCAGCCTGACGAGAAGTCCATCATCACTTATGTCGTcacctactaccactacttctccAAACTAAAGCAGGAGACTGTGCAGGGCAAGCGTATTGGCAAGGTAGTTGGCATCGCAATGGAGAATGACAGGATGATCAAGGAATATGAGAATCTGACCTCGGATCTTCTGAAGTGGATTGAGACAACAATCGAGAGCCTCAATGACCGAGCTTTTGCTAACTCCCTGACAGGAGTACAGACTCAGCTGACACAGTTCAACACCTACCGCACAGTGGAGAAGCCTCCCAAGTTTGTGGAGAAAGGTAACCTTGAAGTGCTACTCTTCACTCTGCAATCCAAGATGAGAGCCAACAACCAGAAGCCGTACCTGCCAAAGGAGGGCAAGATGATCAGCGACATCAACAAGGCCTGGGAGCGCCTGGAGAAGGCTGAGCATGAGAGGGAGCTGGCTCTGAGAGAGGAACTGATTCGCCAAGAAAAACTGGAGCAGCTGGCTGCAAGGTTCAACCGCAAGGCTGGGATGAGAGAGACTTGGCTGTCTGAGAATCAGCGCCTTGTCTCCCAGGACAACTTTGGCTTTGACCTGGCAGCTGTGGAAGCCGCCGCCAAGAAGCACGAGGCCATTGAGACAGACATCTTTGCCTATGAGGAGCGAGTGCAGGCTGTTGTTGCCGTGGCACAAGAGTTGGAGGCGGAGAACTATCATGACATTGAGCGCATCAATGCCAGGAAGGACAATGTTCTCCGATTATGGAATTACCTGCTTGAACTGCTGCGTCTCCGCCGCATGAGGCTGGAACTGTCCCTGCAGCTGCAGCAGAACTTCCAGGAGATGATTTACATCCTGGACTCCATGGAGGACATGAAGGTGCGCCTCCTGAGCGAAGACTACGGCAAACACCTCATGGGTGTGGAGGACCTGCTGCAGAAACATTCCCTCCTGGAGGCAGACATCAACGTGCTGGGTGAGCGCGTGAAGACAGTCATTGAACACTCCCAGAGGTTCCTGGATGATGAGCAGGTGGAGGGCTACCGGCCCTGTGACCCATCCATCGTGCTGGAGCGTGTGCAGCAGCTGGAGGACGCCTACGGTGAGCTGGTGAAGCTGGCCGTGGAGCGCAGGCTGCGTCTGGAGGAGTCCCGCAAGCTGTGGCAGTTCTACTGGGACATGGCAGAGGAAGAGAACTGGATCAAGGAAAAGGAACAGATTCTGTCCACCTCAGACATTGGGCATGATCTGATCACTGTCAACTTGCTACTCACCAAGCACAAGACTGTGGAAGAGGAGCTTTCTTCTCATGAGCCACAGCTTATGGCTTGTGTCAAGATTGGAGAAGAACTCATTGCACAGCAGCACTTTGGTTCTGACAAGATTCAGGAGAGAATTGATGAAATTATGGGCATGTGGAACAACCTTAAGGAGAAGTCAGCCAACCGCAAGAAGCGGCTGACAGATGCCGTGGACCTGCACCAGTTCTACACTGAGGCTGATGACGTGGACACCTGGATGCTGGATATCCTGCGCCTGGTCTCCAGCGAGGACACCGGCAGGGATGAGGCTACCGTTCAGTCTCTCCTCAAGAAACACAAGGACGTCACAGAAGAGTTGAAGAATTATGCCACAACCATTGAGGCTCTTCACCAGCAGGCCTCAGAACTCAATGAAATTGACAGGGAATCACCTGATGTGGTTGAGAGGCTTGCTTCCATTGACAGAAGGTACAAGGAACTGTTAGAACTGGCTAAGATGAGGAAGCAGAGGCTGCTTGATGCTCTGTCACTGTACAAGCTGTTCACTGAGGCTGATGGAGTGGAGCAATGGATTGGGGAGAAGGAGCGCATGCTGCAGACCATGGTGCCAGCCAAGGACATTGAGGACTGTGAGATTATGAAGCACAGATATGAAGGATTTGAACAAGAAATGAATGCCAATGCAAGCCGTGTGGCCGTGGTGAACCAACTTGCTCGCCAGCTGCTGCACGTGGAACATCCAAATTCAGAAGACATCGTTGCCCGCCAGAACCAGCTGAACCAGAGGTGGGCAGAGCTCAGAGAAAAGGCTGAGAACAAGCGTGAAGAACTCAACTCTGCCCACGGTGTTCAGACATTCCACATTGAATGCAGAGAAACAGTTCTGTGGATTGAGGACAAGAAGAGAGTCCTGATGGAGACTGCTGATCTGGGAACTGACCTGAGCGGCATCATGACCCTGCAGCGTCGCCTGTCTGGCATGGAGCGTGACCTTGCTGCTATCCAGGCCAAGCTGGACTCTCTGGAAAGGGAAGCCGATAAGATCAGCCAGGAGCATCCCGAGGAGGCTGAACTCATCCGTGAGCGCGTCGAACAGATCCGTGCCGTGTGGGACCAGCTGACACAGCTGCTGAAGGAGCGTGATGCCAAGCTGGAGGAGGCTGGCGACCTCCACCGCTTCCTGCGCGACCTTGACCACTTCCAGGCCTGGTTGACCAAGACCATGACTGATGTGGCTTCAGAAGATATTCCATCTAACCTTGCAGAAGCAGAGAAGCTGCTGAGCCAGCACCAGTCTATCCGAGAGGAGATTGACAACTACACAGAAGATTACACAAAGATGATGGAGTATGGTGAGCGCATCACTGCAGAAGATGTCACTCCAGCAGACGATGCCCAGTATATGTTCCTGAGGGAGCGTCTCAAGGCCCTGAAGGATGGCTGGGCCGAGCTTCACCAGATGTGGGAGAACAGACAGCAGCTCTTATCTCAGTCTCTCAACTTGCAAATGTTCTTGCGAGATGCCAAGCAGGGAGAGGTGCTCCTAAGTCAGCAAGAACACTACCTGAGCAAGGATGAGACTCCTACCAACCTTGAACAGGCAGAAAACCTTATTAAGAGACATGAAGCCTTCCTCACCACCATGGAGGCAAATGATGAGAAAATCAATGGAATTTGTCAGTTTGCACAGAGGCTGCTAGATGAGGGACACTATGCTGTCGACAAGATCCAGAAGAAGGCAGAGAACATTGAGGAGAGGCGGCAGCAGAACAGAGAACGGGCCTTGGAGCAAATGGAACGATTACGGGACCAACTGCAGGTGCACCAGTTCCTGCAGGACTGTGAGGAACTCAATGACTGGGTGCAGGAGAAACACATCATTGCGCAGGACGAGAGCTACCGCTCAGCCAAGACTGTTCACAGCAAGTGGACTCGTCATCAGGCATTTGAAGCAGAGATTGCAAGCAACAAAGACAGGCTTGTCAGAGTGCAGCAGGCCGGAGAAGAATTGGTCAAGGAGAAACCAGAAATGGCTGAGATGATTGGACCAAAGATTTCAGAGCTAAATCAACACTTCGAAGACCTCGAAAGCACGACAAAGGAGAAGGGCGAACGACTCTTCGATGCCAACAGGCAAGTTCTGTACGAACAAACATGCGATGATATCGACACCTGGATGAGTGACCTCGAGAAACAGATTGAGGGTGGAGACACAGGCATGGACTTGACCTCTGTAAATATTTTGATGCAGAAGCAACATTTGATTGAAACACAAATGGCAGTCAAGGCCAAACAGGTAGAACAGCTCGAGAGTCAGGCAGATTACCTGCAGCGTATGGATCCAGAAAAGACAGATAAGGTCAAGTCAATGAAGGCCAAGGTGGAAGCCAAGTTCGAGTCCCTGAAGGCACCTCTTCTTGACCGAAATGAAGCcctgaataagaagaaagaggctTTCCAGTTCAGGCGAGATGTGGAGGATGAGAAGCTCTGGATCCAGGAGAAGATGCCTCAAGCCACCAGCTCTGAGTACGGCAACTCCCTCTTCACCGTCCACATGCTGAAGAAGAAGCTGCAGAGTCTGAGCACAGAGATTGACAACCATGAGCCCAGGATCAACCTTGTGTGCGAGAATGGACGCAAGCTTATCGAGGCTGGACACACAGACGCCGATGAATTCCACAAGCTGCTGGAGGAGCTGCTGGATGACTGGGCGAAGCTGAAGGACGCCATGGAATTCCGACGATCCAAACTCATGGTGTCTGAGAAGGCCCAGCAGTACCTCTTTGACGCCAGCGAGGCCGAGGTCTGGATGAGTGAGCAGGAGCTGTACATGATGGTGGAGGACAGAGGCAAGGATGAACTTTCTGCCCAGAACCTGATGAAGAAGCACCAGAGCCTCGAGAGTGATGTCACTGACTATGCTGAGACCATCCGACAGCTGGGCGAGACAGCCAGACACCTCATCAGTGAAGAGCACCCTGACAG TGAACAGATCAGCAAAAGACAGTCCCAGATTGACAAGCTGTACGCTGGCCTGCGGGATCTTGCCGTGGAGCGACGCAGCAAACTGGACGAGGCACTGAAGCTCTTCATGCTGAACCGAGAAGTGGACGACCTGGAACAATGGATTGCCGAGAGGGAGGTCGTGGCTGGGTCTCATGAACTTGGCCAGGACTACGACCACGTTACG ATGCTTCGAGACAGATTTAAGGACTTTGCCAGAGACACAGAGACCATTGGCAATGAGCGGGTTGCAGCTGTTAACGAGATTGCTGACCAGCTCATCTCTGCTGGCCACTCTGATGCGGCCACCATCGCTGAGTGGAAGGATGGCCTCAACGAGTCATGGGCTGACTTGCTGGAGCTCATTGAGACGCGCACACAGATGCTTGCTGCCTCATGGGAGCTGCACAAGTTCTTCCATGACTGCAAGGATGTGTTGAGTCGCATTCTTGAGAAGCAGAACAGCATTTCAGACGAGCTTGGCCGTGATGCTGGCTCAGTGTCGGCCCTGCAGAGGAAACACCAGAACTTTGTCCAAGATTTGGTTATGCTTCAGCAGCAG GTGCAACAAATTCAGGATGATTCTTCTAAACTGCAAGCTGCATATGCGGGTGACAAAGCTCGAGAAATCACAAACCGAGAGGCAGAAGTTGTGTCTGCCTGGCTGAACTTGCAGGGCATGTGTGAGGATCGCAGAGTTAAGCTCAGTGACACAGGTGATCTGTTCAAGTTCTTCAACATGGTGCGCACACTCATACTGTGGATGGATGATGTTATCAGACAGATGAACACTACCGAAAAACCAAG GGATGTGAGTGGTGTAGAATTGCTGATGAACAACCACCAGAGTCTGAAGGCAGAAGTGGACGCCCGGGAGGACAacttcaatgtgtgtgtgtctcttggGAAGGAGCTGCTTGCCCGCAACCATTACGCCACGCCGGAGATCAAGGAGAAGCTCATGTCCCTCAGCAACCAGCGCATCAACATGCTGCAGCGCTGGGAGGAGCGATGGGAGCACTTACAGCTCA TTTTGGAGGTGTACCAGTTTGCTCGTGACGCTTCAGTGGCAGAGTGTTGGCTCATGGCACAGGAACCTTATCTTGTATCAGCTGAATTTGGT AGATCAATTGATGAGGTTGAGAACCTGATCAAAAAGCATGAGGCATTTGAGAAAGCTTGTTCGGCCCAGGAGGAACGGTTTGCTGCCCTGGAGCGGCTGACCACG CTGGAATTGCGAGAGCAGGATAAGCGGCTCGGACTTAGAGACGAGCAAGGCCGTGCTCTTTACTATGGTCAACGCTACACAGATGATGATCCG TTTGAGTTGAAAGaactaaagagaaaacaagaagaggaggaggaagaacggcAGCGACAAGAGGAGCTAGCAAGACAGGCAGCTGCTCCCCCACCACAGTCCCCCGACCAACCCACGGACGG AGTCGATGGTTCAGGAGAAGATTCCCACTTGAATGGAGAGGAGCATGATGAATCACGAGAAG CCGTTGAGCCACCATCGGCTGTTGCTCCCCCCAAGGGCCACCCCCATACATTGCCCCGAG AGAGACCAAGCCCAACCGGTGACGAGGACCAGCTGGAAGGTAGTCTGGTGCGCAAACATGAGTGGGAGTCGACCACAAAGAAAGCGTCCAACAG GTCGTGGGACAAGCTGTTCCTGGTTCTGCGAGGCAACACACTCTTCTTCTACAAGGACCGTAAGAGTTACCAGGCCGCCCCAGAGGTCTACTTCAGGGCTGAGATTCCCTGCGACCTCTCTGGGGGACAGGCCTCCGTGGCTGATGACTACACCAAGAAAAAGCATGTGCTGCGCCTGAG ATTGGTTAGTGGCTCTGAGTATTTGTTCCAAGCCAAAGATGAAGAGGAGCTGAACACATGGGTGGCTGCCCTTCAGGTGGCCACATCCGCTGAGGGTTCTGCTGGCCCATCCCGCTCCCAGACACTGCCGGCCGGCTCCGAGAAGAAGGACGAACCCAAGCGACGTAGTTTCTTCACCCTCAAGAAGAAATAA